The genome window ACACGCGGTGGTGCAGATGTCGTTATAGATTGTGTTGGAATGGATGGACAAGTTGCTCAAGATGATTTAGAGATAAGTTCAAATTCAGCACAACGAGGTAATATTAGTCCAATTATTACAGCAGCTGAATCAGTAAGAAAATTTGGAACGATTCAATTAACTGGTATTTACGGTACACCTGCAGACAATTATCCAATAGATTTAATTTTTAATAGAGATGTCCAAGTAAAAAGTGGACAAGCGCCAGTTATTCATCAAATGCCAAAATTATATGAAATGATTAAAAATGAAGTTTTTGATCCAACAGAAATTATAACTCACACAATGCCTTTAGAAGATGCAAAACAAGCGTATGATATTTTCGATCAGAAAAAAGATAATAATATTAAAGTAATTCTAAAACCATAATAATAAATATATAAAGAAGTCTATATACAGATTATAACCAGTATATAGACTTCTTTATTAATTTCATGTGATAATTTTCAGAATCGCTAAGTTACAAAATTTCTAAATCTAACCAATGCTATATGAAAATATGAAACAATTTTAATCATTTGCTATATAAAGTTTCAAATGCTTAGATGTTAATGTTTTATTCTCTTTAACAAAGTTTATAGGATAGCCACTAAATTGTACTTTACCCCCATCTAGACCAGGGCCTGGCCCTACATCTATAATCCAATCAGCATCACACATAATTGATAAATTATGTTCAATTAAAATAACAGTGTTATTTTGTTCAATAAGATCATTAAAACAGTTTATCAATATAGGAATATCAGCTTCATGTAAACCTGTCGTAGGTTCATCAAATATAAAAATACTATCTGTAACATCATCATTTAAATATTGGCCTAATTTAACGCGTTGAATTTCACCACCTGATAATGTAGATAGAGGTTGGCCAAGGGTTACGTAATTTAATCCAGTTTTACTTATAGCTTGTAACTTAGACTGAATTTCATTTTCTTTATCAAAAAATCTTATACCTTCGTCAACAGTCAATTCAAGGAAATCAGCAATAGAATAGCCATCTATAGTTGCATTCAACACTTCTGGCTTATAACGTTTACCGTGACACACTTCACATGTTTGTGAAAATTCACCCATAAATGCAAGTTCTGTTTCAATATAACCTTTACCACCACAATTGGCACAAGCTCCTTTCGAATTATAACTAAACATAGATTTATTTAATCCAGTTTCTTTGCTGAAAAAATTTCTGACTCTGTCAAAAACACCTAAATAAGTTAGTAAATTAGACCGATTGGAACCTTGTATCGCTTTTTGATCCATAAATACTGCATTATCATTTTTTGCAAAACCTGCCTTAACAAGTGAACTTTTCCCAGAACCTGCTACTCCAGTTAATACTGTCAAAACATGCTTGGGTATATCAACTGTCACATTCTTCAAATTGTTTTGGGTCACTGGTCCAAGATGATAAAAACTCTTTGCTTCACGTATCTCATTTTTTAAGTGATGTTTGATACGTAGTGCTTCCCCAGTAGATGTATCTGAAGACAATAATTCTTTGTATGTTCCCTTAAACGTTATCTCTCCACCTTGCGCCCCTGAACTTGGTCCCATATCAATGATATAATCTGCTTCTTTAATTACATCAGGATCATGTTCTACAATTAATACTGTATTACCTTTATGTTTTAAAGATTTCAAAATTTCATTTATTTTTGCAATATCCTCTGGATGTAAACCAACACTTGGTTCATCAATGATATAAACCAAATCAGATAGCGAACTATTTAAATGTCGTATTAATTTAAGCCGTTGTGCTTCTCCACCTGATAAAGAAGTGGTTACACGGTCAAGAGTTAAATAACTTAATCCTATATAATCAAGTGCTTCTAATTGTTTTCGGAGTGGTTCAATAATAAACTGGGCTGTTGAATTATTTAATTTATTAAGAAATGCTAAATTTTCTTTTACAGTCATTTGTGTAAAATCTGAAATATTTTTCCCCATAATTTTACAACTCAAAATTT of Staphylococcus succinus contains these proteins:
- a CDS encoding ATP-binding cassette domain-containing protein — translated: MNDITIIGASQNNLKNIDITIPKHLITVFTGRSGSGKSSLVFRTVAAESEQLLNESYSSYIQFHLNQQPKPKVKEIKNLPVAMTISQKRFNGNSRSTVGTVSDIYASVRLLWSRIGEPFVGYSDAFSFNSPNGMCETCEGLGYIEDINLNELLDWNKSLNEGAINFPSFGPDKERGKAYRDSGLFDNDKKLKAYTKEELDLFLYQEPIKLKKPPEEWRKSAKYVGLIPRFRRIFLGDKEFNKKRYAKHLKNVVENKICPTCNGQRLNSKILSCKIMGKNISDFTQMTVKENLAFLNKLNNSTAQFIIEPLRKQLEALDYIGLSYLTLDRVTTSLSGGEAQRLKLIRHLNSSLSDLVYIIDEPSVGLHPEDIAKINEILKSLKHKGNTVLIVEHDPDVIKEADYIIDMGPSSGAQGGEITFKGTYKELLSSDTSTGEALRIKHHLKNEIREAKSFYHLGPVTQNNLKNVTVDIPKHVLTVLTGVAGSGKSSLVKAGFAKNDNAVFMDQKAIQGSNRSNLLTYLGVFDRVRNFFSKETGLNKSMFSYNSKGACANCGGKGYIETELAFMGEFSQTCEVCHGKRYKPEVLNATIDGYSIADFLELTVDEGIRFFDKENEIQSKLQAISKTGLNYVTLGQPLSTLSGGEIQRVKLGQYLNDDVTDSIFIFDEPTTGLHEADIPILINCFNDLIEQNNTVILIEHNLSIMCDADWIIDVGPGPGLDGGKVQFSGYPINFVKENKTLTSKHLKLYIAND